In Mytilus edulis chromosome 3, xbMytEdul2.2, whole genome shotgun sequence, the genomic window acatgtagatatatatatatatatatgtgtgtgtgtcaTCAATATTTACATATTTGAGATTATAAATAGTGCTTTCAGATATGATATCAAAAATTCAGGTTTGAGGCTAATTTAGGCTATCCTaatagctattaaaccaagagttccaaatggtaaaattgaaatcctcccttcgtaaattttacggacgccatcacgagttggttgaccgttatggaataaccgtttcacaaatgatatcggatatgttccttacgtcgtaactacaatccccttccctttcatgaatatgacctaccgaattagacaatttaccggatttgtaatcacataagcaacacgacgggtgccacatgtggagcaggatctgcttacccttccggagcacctgagatcacccctagtttttggtggggttcgtgttgtttattctttagttttctatgttgtgtcgtgtgtactattgtttttctgtttgtctttttcatttttagccatggcgttgtcagtttgttttggatttatgagtttgactgtccctttggtatctttcgtccctcttctaatAATACTCCTTCATTATTTTCgttttaaaatacttttatgaaaattgtattcgatttaagaaattaaagaattttaCCGAAGCTTATTTATCATGGAAAtgagcatacatgtacatgtatggttcGGTTAAATTCATACCTgtcaacttttcaaaattttcatggtagattttacatgttttaagtgCAAGATAATTAAATGACTAATGCTGCtcttacattgtatatattgtcAAAAGTCTTTTGGAACCACTGTATTGTTTGAATGAGTATGTTTGTGCTAAAATACACTTTTAACTCATTTGAATGTTTGTATTATATACAATGTCAAAGTTTGGTCAACATAACTCGTGGGAGAAATTCCCATATAAAttgtgaaaattaaaattattatttgacTTCCTTAGATCTTAAATTTGGTTGGATTTAAGAACTAATCAATAACTACTATTTGATATGCGGTTGTATATGAATTCAATTTGGCATATCTCATTTGACCCCTCTCCTTAGTCATGTTTTGAATTTGTTTAGTTTTCATGTTAAAGTTTATGATTCGGTCAATTTAGGGGGAACCTCTTATCGTATAATGATAAGTTAATGATATTAGGTATCCATACAGTTGTATAACCATTTGCACATTTCATTTTCGTGGAGATTCCTtacatgtaccttcagtcatggttaaTTCTGACGTTGAATATTTGCCATAACTTACATGTGAAGGTATTTTAATCTCATCATTTGTATTTTACTatcaaaaaaaaacaatatgatatgTATCAGCGTTACCAGGTTATTTAATAGTGTtataaaaactttgaaattaatatatatggttgaaatatatttcagaatttgtctaatatttccccgagggtatccccgcctcagtagtcagcacttctgtgtttacctgaattataattgatatgttcatatttataaattaattgttaacaaaactttgaatttttaaaaatttatggcTTTTTTTCacctcaggagtagattaccttagttgtatttgacaaaacctttaggaatttttagttctcaatgctcttcaacttcgtactttatttggccttttaaacatgtttgggttcgagcgtcactgatgagtcttttgtaaactaaacgtgcgtctggcgtaaagaTAAAACTTtcatccttgtatctatgataagtttattagTACTTGAAGTGCTAGAACCCAGGTTCTCAATTGGAACATTATGATTAGTTCTTTAATGAAAATGTTACCAAATAAGGGCAAAGACTAGCATCTTTGACAGACATCCAGAGGCTAAGATCATGAAGATGGTCTTATATTTCTTCGAGGATGGACAGGCgaatatacaataaaaaatattgctttaTTTCTCCAATTTCGGATACGACTTAACTACAATGTTCTGGCATTTTCGTTATGAGAAACCTTGGTTGTGTAGGTGGTTTCGGTCGATGATGTTTGAATGCGATAATGTCACTCAACTAAATGTCTCGTTCAGTTTTTCACTTCTTTTCTGGCTAATTTAGAGGAAACTGGAAGTGTTGATAGGTTGCATAATATACTTCAtttgttatcgtttttttttttgtattattcatACCAGATGATAACGTATGTTGCTTCGGTTTACCATTTGACATcattaaaatcaattatattcATAGACATTATTTATCGTAACTTGATAATCTTTTATTGCATTAATCAAGCAATTTGATTGAACATCATTTATCAAGTTTTCTCCTTACATATacaatatacatatacacatgaCAGAAGCACATCAATAGTTTATAGTTTCAGGTATACATTTAAGGAAGCTGTCAGACATTGGCatggtaacaaaaaaaaaatgaaatcttaaaaATAAACCTTAAAGGTAGAAACGACAAAACTGCTGACTTGAAATGTTCATATATATTTGAATCTTTAATAGAAACATGTACACTCTATGACAGTCTTGGTGCAAAAGAAACTTATGAGAATAAAGTGTTGATTCAATGCTGAAATGACAGTAGTGATGGATGTTTGACAGCTGTTTtgattcgttagatgtgtttgatcTTCTGATTTTGTCATTCTATAAAGGCCTTTCCGTTTTTACATGGATATTTTGTTGTTATCTTATTTCTTTTTTccattgaaaattaaaagattaCATTGTGTTTCATTGAAGAAAATAAATGTCATTCATCATTTGTTGGGATGTGGGTTTTACTTCTCGGAACAAACCATTTTTGAACTTTTTCAGAAACAAAGTTAATTTAACCTTTTTTTAGTTACACACAGGGAAATGTTTCGTTTaactaaatgttatttttttttctttaatttgaattCAATTTCAAAGAATCAAATCGTGTGATCAAATACTGTGGACTcgttattatttgttggataccaataaTCGTGTTTTTCGTGGGAACAGAgtaaccacgaattcaaatgttcaaatgttcaacgaaatgaacgtttctaaaggctttgtatgcagagattggcaaaaccatgaaatcaaataaccACAAAAACGCGATTTGTAGTCaatcaaaaatagaaaattgataccaacaaaaataaatgaatccagtttatataaacaaaatactttGTATTAAATGATACATATATAAGTCATAATAATATGAGTTTACTGAATGTATTTTAAAATGATGTTCTGTTTAACACGCACACATGGCGTCGATTTATCCCAGATCAATTTTAAATCGGTATGGCATGCTGAATGAACATGTATAACGTCGATTTATCTCAATTCAGCTTTAAGTCGATATGGGGATGGTGTCGTCGTAATTCCGGTTATCCCTTCGAATGATAAAATATCAGTTGGATCGACCTTAGAGAATTCAAATCTATGTAGAAGGTTTGAAAAGATTAGAAACAACTCTGATCGTGCTAACGATTCTCCAGGGCAGATCCGTGGGCCTGTAACACAAAGATTAAATCAATCAGAGAGtaaataaagtaaatataaaaaagaagatgtggtattgcaAATGAGACAGTTATCcttaagagaccaaaatgacacagacattaacaacactTTATCAATGTTATGTTCATtcaaggtcaactttgcctgagggagtcgACACTTTAGTTTCTAAACAATCTCTTAATCAATGAACGTGAATTTTAAATAAGCAGATGTCATAAATCGTGTCTTTACCAAAGCACTTATTACAGAGCTGATAGTACCATCTCGAACTCTACCGGCAGAGGTCTCAACTCAGTGcagaaaaatgaaatgaaaatttataacttTGTTTCGTGTGTCAAAGGCTcatttctagatttaccttcatcatgaTCTCACACCCCAACACATGACAGTCAGAAATGCATAAATACACTTCAACATTGGGAGATACAGGAAAAAATAGGACccaacaataaaaacaacaaaaaaccccAAATGACATAACACTGGACAGATACTTGCACTTGCATTTCCTCGGAGAttagtatttatgtgatttttttttctaaacaaaacTTATATTATCATTGAACTAACAATCTTAAAACAAAGAACGTAGGCATGTTAAACAAACCTGAAATAAGTACCTGAATTTATGGACTACACCTCTCCTTACAAGACCGTAAACatttaggaaataaaatataGGTAATGAATGAATCACATTTACCCTGACCACTAAAGAATAAATATGACGTCAGAGTAGGATGACAGTGACTACTGATGCACAATAACatattctaattaaaaatgcatttaaaaaaaatcaatagagcCCAGACTTGCTTCCATGCTTCTCGAAAATAAACGTATAATATATTTAAACTACTATTTGTTATTTCATATACGTACCTAACGAAAAAGGTATCAAGTTTTCTTTGTTGATAATGTCATTGTTTTGATTGAGAAACCTCTCTGGATTAAACACCTTCGGGTCTCTCCAGATTGTTTCATCAAAATGTACAGAGATCAGGCTTGGAATAAGAATCGTATTCTTTGGTATTTTGAATCCATTGATTGTTGTATCACAAACTGCTACGTGGGGAAGAGTAAAAATAgctgaaaaaagaaaatacaaaacttaCACGAACTACAATGCGCACAACGACAAATATGGCAGAAAAAGAGGAACCCCAATATATTATCGTTATTTTTTTAGTGTGAGTATTTAGCTTGTAGAGGTAAAATCAAGTATGTATTTACATTCTGAAACTTTTCACTGCTTTACAAAAATTGACATCACATTTTATAAATCGGGATTGTAAGTGAGCAACAAGGCTACATGTAGGTGTTTTGTTGGCTCCTAAATTCTTACCTCTGTTATCAGAAGTACCTTAATCTGCGGTCAATTCTGTTTACCTTTTCTACTGTagttattgtataatttattctCGCGCAACTTAATGTTTGCAGAGTAATAAAAATTGTTTAGTTACATATAACATATATGACTAACAATTTGTCAAATCTACGACTCGACTGACACTTCCCATCAGGTAAGCaaagtaccccccccccccgaaatatTTGccaaaataatcaatcaatcaatcctttaCTACTGATTCTGATAATTGAAACATGTTTGCTAACCTATGTTTGACAGTCTTTGTATTTCCATTAAAGTAGCCTCGGTGTAGGACAAATGACGTCTATCAGATAATCGAACCATTCTACCTGGTCCTACTACCTAAAAGTAAATACAGTTTAGGGATTTACTTATTCTTATCATCTTAGTTATCACTTATTTGTCACTTCCTTAAGTGTAAGTAAACCTAGTTAACTTAAGCGAGCATCTGATTAAACGAGCAATACTCACGAGACACTTGTGTTTAGTAGCACAATTTCAATTTACCcttacaaaactttttaatttgaatgacCCAAATACAATAACTGGACTAACAGATACTACACTCTTTTACCGTAGCACCAGagttaacaaaatttaaaagccTTTAGAGAACATCTGAGTTATCAGAAAACCCTACCCTATATCGAATATTGgagttaacaaaaaaaatattgccgatatttgtgtatatttggatggaaaaaaaattaagcaaAGTTCTTCGAATTACCAGTTCTTATTAGTATAAGAATATGGAAAAAAACACGGAGCACTATAGatcaaagacaaacaacatacgataaaacaataaaagaaaaaagaaaaattcagcattatgaattaacatataaaaaaacaacaaaaatcaaggaTTACCTGACGGGAGCATAGTTCCTGCTTAGTCAGCAACACCAGCCATGCTGCCCCATACGAGCATAAAAAGTATAAAGATGCAGTTATATAACGCCTTATTTCATACCAATAATAATCCCAATGCATTTAACCAAGTTTTTGTATATACAGAACTATTTATgttaaacaaaacataatttgtttaaaacattATGCTTGCCTTTGTAATTTCTTCTTGGCACCTCTTTTGTATATCTGGGTACTGAATCATCCATTTAAATGACCAATCAAGCGTAGTTGAAGTCGTGTCAGTTCCAGCAGCAAACAAATCCATAATTGAGGCTAACAACGCCGCCGCTGCAATCAAAGAAGATGCATATAATCCAAGACATACTAAACAACAAGAAAGCcacgtttcgtctatataagactcatcagtaacgctcagatcaaaaaggTTTGAAAGCCagacaagtataaagttgaagagcattgaaaaccaaTATTGCAATAAGTTGTGccatatacggctaaggtaatatatgcctgtgATCAACAACGGTACGAATCCTGGccatattttttcataaaaaataacattttgtcaGTGTGGAGAAATGTTGTAACTCGTAAGCGAGCCGATGTAAATTTGTCTCCACCCCGTGGTAAGATTGAAACACAACGGGGGTCTACTACCCAACACTAATATGCCATATCGTAATCAAAACGATTGCGAGTATTTCAGTATTCGTGTACCTAAACAAAATATCCACATGCCATTGGTAGAATTCCTAATCTTGAGAGCGGTATAAGCCAATCACATTGGTTTGTGGACACTTTTGAAAATCTTACCTTGAATATTTGgattctgaaacggtgaattAGTTACCAATCACAGAAACGGAAGAACAAATATATATCTTCATATGGGTTTACGATATCTTATTTGGCGTTATACTTAAGCGTTATCTTTAAACTTACGATTCAAAGCAGACGTTCGTTCACTCTCCTCTTTTTCTGCCTCTACATACATATCTATAAAGTCTCGAATGTGTTCTGGGTCAAATGACTCTCGGTGTTCGGTTATGTGTTTTTCGATATACTTTTTTAGAGTAGAAAATCCATCTCTCCTCATCTTAAGATTATCTTTCTGAAATGATGAATTACAATATAAGTGCGAAATGTATACTATATGCATATGATTAATCGTCAATGAACACATAAACAAGGGTAGGCATTAATGCCCTTTACCGTTAGGAGTCCAACGGTTTTTTTTTGCTGCCATTAAAGTCCATTTGGTtacaatttcaaattgtattcTTTATCTTCCTGCTCAAAAAACTACTGTTAACGTCATTAAACTAGTCTTATTTTATCGTTATTCGCCGTATACCCCCTAAGACTTTCATACACAATTAAGAACACTTACTGTTACGTAACTATTGTTAAATGACATGTCACTTTGTGGGTTTGAAACTTGAATAGCAATTTGACAACAATCTTACTATTCatattatctatactattaaacgagaagacctcattttgggtgtcgcttctcttctttccacaatgaattaatcaacacgcctctgtgtcctataggtacagtgcatagtcgcatttgtcatccattcatatgattattcagattgagttattttgggagaaaatctAGAAAAAGGACATctggatattgtcccgtcattggacaaaatttaaagtcagattatacttccggtttgtgtatttctgtatactttgaacatacatatactacgaataaagtgtattttcagaattctatctgctatcattttcaagtttactatccacggtggtcacagagtttatcAAATAGAGAgtgtctgtatactatatcaatgaccaccatggatcgattagaaaacttagaattgaaagtaaatacactttatttatatagtgaatgttcataatatacagataagcgctaaaattattcatgtgcacttttgataccttttctgaaattctccagtcattaaatcttttacaaaattcattgattacaaaaaaaaagaagatgtggtatgattgccatgttgacaactctccacaagagaccaaaatgacacagaaattaacaactataggtcatcttacggccttcaacaaagagcaaagaccataccgcatactcagctttaaaaggcaccgaaatgaaaatgtaaaacaattcaaacgag contains:
- the LOC139515899 gene encoding cytochrome P450 2C29-like, with product MDMAYSYLEGIDLTAIFIFVIIFLVTVLWMTCPKSDIPGPRAWPIFGNILLVSQFNSSPKRYKFVEDMTKQYGPIFRMFLGPYQIVFVQGHKHVLDVLQKRGKEFIDRPTFIPGVKLAQKVKGGSGIVFANGDDWKGRRRFSLQAMRDFGVGKSSLEEKILEEIQNVADDLEKMKGAEISNLKEMMTKASCNVIHSLIFGYRYKHDNECLQQLIKTMDNIFSGPGALSASGIFPVLNLIMKDNLKMRRDGFSTLKKYIEKHITEHRESFDPEHIRDFIDMYVEAEKEESERTSALNPAALLASIMDLFAAGTDTTSTTLDWSFKWMIQYPDIQKRCQEEITKVVGPGRMVRLSDRRHLSYTEATLMEIQRLSNIAIFTLPHVAVCDTTINGFKIPKNTILIPSLISVHFDETIWRDPKVFNPERFLNQNNDIINKENLIPFSLGPRICPGESLARSELFLIFSNLLHRFEFSKVDPTDILSFEGITGITTTPSPYRLKAELR